From Solanum stenotomum isolate F172 chromosome 2, ASM1918654v1, whole genome shotgun sequence:
TTTGAGTTCTAATTTGAGTGATAAAAtcgagaaaaaataataatttgtgtttaATAAGTTATAATTATAGTTGAATCAATAACAAGTTTGAGTTTGCGATTAATGTATTATCTTGCCTATAttgttatgttgttgttgttgattattatcaattatattaaaacatattcattataaaatgataatataaatttatgggcatgtaaaaaaaaaaaaaaaacttatgcgtataatcatatttttgaaatagtcaaatatttttggaaaattttgggATCAAACACACGGTGAAACTTTATCAAAAACTTCACTTAAATATAATTTGCCAATaatatttgagaatttggggTCAAACGCTAACTTAATAATAAGAGAATTATACACAAATAATGACATAGTGTTAAGAACTAATTACATCTTATCtctactctttttcaaattacaaaaatctcttaatATGATTGAATCGAGATACATCTCAAAATATCTCAATACGTTACGTCCTAATTTCGGATACATCCCTCAATATTTGATACATTGTGTCTCTATTTCATCTATGATCGAAAAGAACCACTATTTATACACTGAATTAAGTTAGTACTAACTTCTTAACAAACTTCAGCAGGTCACGTGACCTTTAGTGGACTTGACTTGAGCCTATTTTTTCTAAGAGAAAATAGAACTGAAATAGAGACAAATGCTTCCCAGCAGTGTTGAGCCATTTAATCACTAGTTTAGTAGCAGCTCTGCTTACCAACAAGATTGTGGtagagtggtaagtactctttcatccttaaccaagaggtctcgggtttgagTCCCCTTGGGTATAGAGTCGTCTTTGTTAGGAAGCGCTTTACCCTCAATATGTGGAACTTTTCAGTGCGAATCCAAATTTAATCGAGCTTCAATGTGAATATCGAATACcggatagaaaaaaataaaatagcagCTCTGCCATATTTTTCTTCTCTACTGCTTCAGAAGTACCGAACACGGGATAGGAAACAAGCAGCTCTGCCATATTTTTCTTTCCTACTGCttcagaaagaaaagaaaaaactatgaCTTTGTAATAAATGCAATAATAACAGACAGAGCTActcctcttttctctcttttgatTGATGAAAAGGTGTGTATGTGACATGTCATGTCTAAGTTTATAACAAATCTCCTCCTTTCATAGCCAAAATGAAACACACTCAAAATTTGtaaaattcatcaattttatcTACACtccatttatttgtttaatctTAATTTGagccattttttttaaaaaaaatactacataaaatcacttttaaacttGTGAGTCTGATATATTTTAGCACTTTTAACTTTTCAGACATTTAAGTACCTCAATTCTAGTTTGAAGTGAACTAAATAATATCCTAAAAATATAAGGAGATCCATTCTCGaatgttgaaatatttttaagacaccgccaaatttaattcattcaaaattgTCATACAAGTCAAATGTGATGTCagtattaattttaaaaaggttcaagatattgaatattttaaagtatgACGGAACAACAGATCTCCACGACCACATAACTCACTTATATTATCAGAGTTAAAGGAAATGTTGTTAAGTTTGGGGAACTACCCAGCACCAgaccaaattattttttttcaataattaatttgaagttCAAATGGCAAGCGTCTATTTCTCGTTGGTTAATTTGTCACATAGATGAATTTGTATTACACATACTTCTAACTTGTTAGATGAATTTGTATTACACATACTTCTAACTTGTttgtattacaaaaaaaaaaaaaaaatacttctaaCTTGTTTGTACTACACACACttcttacttttttaaaaattaatatgcGTGATgatgaaagataaaaaaatgaagatgatTTGGGGAATTTTCTCTGTGTCTATTGATCAATAATTACAAAACTTTATACAAGAAATAAGGACTAATCTGCAAATAGTAAAAGACTACTAGATAATTTCCTAAACTATGTAACTAATTACAACTAATATCTGTACATCTCATCTATTCTAGAAGGTGTTTTATTTCATGTCACTATTGGGCTGAATGTACACTGGATATACTCTATTTTGAGCCCAATTACATTAAGCCCTTAATGAAGGATAAAACTTCAGCCCAGGTCAAACTTCAAACTTTCTCCGACAAAATCATCCTTGATCTAGAAGCATCAAGTCTTGTCTCTCTTGTCTCAATCATTTCATCTTCTCCCTTCTTCTGTGTGTCAATGGAGGAAGAGTAAATCTTCTCTCCAACatccccctcaagttggaggggATGGAAATCACACCCAACTTGTCCAAGAGGCGTTGATGAGAACCCCAATTTAGAGGCTTGGTGAACAGATCTGCAAGCTGACCTTTCGCTGGAACAAATGAGAGAGAAATAAGGCCTGATAAGAACTGTTGGCAAACAAAGTGGCAGTCCAAATCCACGTGTTTCGTACGCTCATGAAACACCGGATTGCGAGCAATATGGATGGCGGCCTTACTATCAGAGTGAACTGGAACAGAAAGGTCCGGTGGAACAGAAAGATCCTTAAGGAGGCGTACCAGCCAAGTAAGTTCAGCAGTGACCCGTCTCATGGACCTATACTCTGCCTCAGCAGATGAAAGTGAAACAGAGGCTTGTTTCTTGgatttccaagaaattggagCTCCACCTAGAGTGATGAAGAAACTACTAACAGATCTCTGTGTGTCTTTGCAGGAAGCCCAATCAGCATCACAAAAAACAAGCAAATCGAAAGAAGGATATGAAGACAAGAGAATGCCTTGACCAGGATCTGACTTGAGGTAACGCAACACACGCAGGGCAGCTGAAAAATGAGACACAGTGGGTCGTTGCATATATTGGCTGAGACAGAGAACCGCGAAAGAGAGATCAGGACGGGTATGAGTAAGGTAATTCAACTTCCCTACTAATGTTTTGTAAAGAGTAGGATTCTCCATCAATGGCCCATCATCATGCTGTAGCGTAGAGTAAGGGTCAAGAGGAGAAGAAACAAGAGAACCAGAAGAATCAAACTCCCCTAAAAGATCCTGAGTGAATTTACGTTGACTTAAAATGAACCCCTGTCTCTCTCTGATGACTTCGATACCCAAAAAATAGTGAATGTCCCCCAAGTTCTTAACTCGAAACTCAGAGTTGAGAAAATCAGTGATAGAAGTAATCTCAGATGTGTCACTTCCTGTTAGCAGTATGTCATCCACATACACAACCAATATGGATATAAGAGCACCATTtgtcttgaaaaataaagaatagtCATTGAGAGAACTAGAATACCCTTTATATGCCAAAGCACCAGCAAGTCGGGCATACCACTGTCGGGAAGCCTGTTTTAACCCATAGAGAGACTTCCTTAAGAGACAAACATGATTAGGAACAAACATGATTAGGAGAAGGTGGGGGAAAACCTGGAGGAAACCTCATGTACACTTCTTCTTGCAGTTCACCATgtaaaaatgtattatttacATCAAGTTGGGACACTCTCCAACCTTTCTTGATGGCAATAGTGAGCAAACATCTGATTGTGGTGATCTTTACCACAGGTGAAAAGGTCTCACTAAAATCAATGCCTTCCTTTTGAATGTCCCCCCTTACCACCAATCTAGCTTTTAGCCTTTCAATAGAACCATCTGAGTTATGCTTGGCTTTATAAACCCATTTACATGGCAAAGGTCTCTTACCTGGTGGTAGTTCCACAACCTCCCAGGTACCATTTAAGTGAAGAGCTGCAAGTTCTGTTTCCATTGCCTTGTGCCATCCAGAATGTTTATAGGCTTCATCAAAGCTCTTAGGCTCTGTGATAGAGGACAAAGACTGTATGATGTTTTGATTTGGCACAGACAAAgcagtaaaagaaaaaatattaggaCTGGAAGAATGAACAAAACAAGAGTTAGTGACATCAGTGAGTAAAATGGAGTTGCAAACAAAATCCTTTAGGTAGGAAGGTTGATGACTTAATCTGGCTGACCTTCTAGGAGGGGTAGGAATGGTGGGCGACACATGAGTGATAGGAGTGGTTAACAAGGGAACATGAGGCTCTGGAGATGATGTATGTGACTCAGGTGAGTGAAACATAACAGGAGAGGGTGGTTCTGAATCTGAGACAGGACTAGGAGAAGGAAAATAATTGTTGATAGAGGTGCCAGAATGTGTAGAAAAGGGAAAATGATCCTCATGGAATTTGACATCCCTTGAGACAAGATACTTTCCACTGTCTAACTCCATAACCTTGTAACCCCTTTGATTGGAAGGATACCCTAAAAAAATGCACTCCCTAGCTCTAGGTTGGAATTTATCCCTACCATGAGCTAAGGTAGAGACAAAACAAAGACAGCCAAAAACTTTAAGATGTGAGTAAGAAGGTGATGTACCAAAAAGAATTTCATAAGGAGTCTTCCCTAGAATAGCTTTAGAGGGTAATCTGTTGAGCAAGTGAGTAGCAGTTAAAATGCACTCACCCCAATATTGAATAGGAAGGTGAGCTTGAAAAAATAGCCCCCTGGCAACTTCCAAAAGGTGTTTATGTTTCCTCTCCACTACCCCATTCTGTTGAGGTATGGCTACACAAGATCTCTCATGAAGAATTCCTTGAGAATGAAGGAACATTGTCTCTTGACTACCCCTTCCTAGTTCCAAAGCATTGTCAGATCTTATCCTTTTCacctttaattcaaattttctttccACCATGGCTAAAAAATCCTTAAGTACTGGAAAAGCATTACTCTTAGTTTTTAGGAGAAATGTCCATGTACCCCTGCTAAAATCATCTACAATGGTCAAAAAATAGTTATAACCATCATGAGTGGAAGTTTTGAAAGGTCCCCATGTGTCAATATGTATCAGCTCAAATATCCTTTTAGATTTAATGCTACTGACAGGAAAGGGCAGCTTGCTTTGTCTAGCTTTAGGACAAACAGGACAAATGTAAGGAGAAACAGAAGGGAATGAAATGaaatcaagatttttcattGTTGAAAAAGGCAAATGCCCCAGTCTTACATGCCATAGAGCTATATCAGAAACAACATTGGCACAAATAGGAACTGAAACAGACCTAAGATTAGAACTAGAAACTGAAACAGATACATTACTGGAAATATTTCCTTTTGGAATTGAAATCAAATCACTAGAGATAACTTTGgaatttcttcctttttgaaaagaaatatctTCTTTAAGAGACTCTGATTGCATCCTAGGTGCCTTGAGTAGATAAAAATCATTTCCTACTTCACCAAAAACTTGTTCCTTCCTCATTAAATGGTCCTGTAATACACAACCACTAGGAGTgaataaaatattacaattgAGATGATTGGCTAACTTATGAACTGATAATAAGTTATATTTGAAATTCGGGACATATAAGACATTGTGGAGAGTGAGATTAGGCAATATACTTATGCTTCCTATATGTGTCACAATGATCTTAAAAGAGTTAGGTAAAGTGAGATGCAAAGGCATAGATAGAGGAagcaaagaaataaaagatttggAATCAAAACACATGTGCTAAGATGCTCCTGAGTCAATAATCCAAGTCCCAGAATTATAGACTGTAAAACATGATCCCGAGTATTTTAGAATTGTACCGGCAACTGCATTTGCATTGATTGTTGTCCCTAAACTTGCTCCCTGATTGTTTTTCACATCCATCCTTACTTGATTGACCAGATTTGAATATTGTTCTTTGCTCAAAACCTAGTTATAATGCTCTTTGTTAGGGAACTGGGGGTACCACATGTTCCTTGAATCCTCATGATTCCCACTAAAAGCTTCACCCTCTTCCCCTGTAACTACTGCATTTCCTTTGACCAAATTCTGAGAATTCTTTGTCTTAGTAAACTCAAAATCATCTGGGAAACCAATTAGCCTAAAACAGTCATCATACACATGTCCTGTTCTTCCACAGTAGGTACAACTCACATTTGGATTATATTTCACTCTCCTTGGTTtatttttgggaaatgttttccCAACCTTTTGATTGCCAGGATTCCCAGATTTCTGTGTTGCTTGAGCTCCTTTAAATGGTTGGTTACCAGATCTGTAATTCACTCTTCCTTGACCTCCCACCATGAAAGAGGCAGCATCAATTGTGTTAGCAACATTAACATAAGCTTCCTTTTGGTTTTCATCCTGCAAAACTAAAGCATAAGCACTGTTAATAGAAGGTAGTGGATTGATCATTAAGATGGTTCCTCTTGCTTGACCATATGTGTAATTTAAACCCATCAAAAATTGAACAAGTCTTTGATCCTCCAAAGACTTGATAAGTTTTCCTTTGCCTTCACATGTGCACACACAACTACAACATGATAACAGATCTAGAGAATCTAGCTCATCCCACAAACGTTTGAGCTTGGTGAAATATCCTGCAACATCATTGTTCCCCTGAACTAAATTTGATATTTCCTTTTGCAGGTGGTAAAGCTTAGCGCCATTGGTTCTGCCAAACCTTTGCTCCAGACTATCCTACAACTCTTTTGTTGTTTTAGAGTAAATGACGTTGTCTTCGATGTCCTTAGATATTGCATTCAACAGCCAAGACATCACCATGTCATTGCAACAACTCCATTGCTCATAATCTGGAGAAAGCATATCTAGAGTTTTGCATACCCCATTGATAAACCCCAATTTCTTTTTGGCTGAAAGTGCAATCAGAATAGATCGCCTCCATCCTGCAAAACCTCTACCATCGAAGATTGAATTGATCAAATTCATCCCTGGTGAATCTGAGTTGTTCAAGTGATAATGGTGGGTGTTGTTAATGGTTCCACTGGTTTCAGTTTCTTTGGATTGTGTTGAAGGAAGATCATCTCCCATGATTGATCAAGATTTTAGAAGATTGAAAAATGATAGAGATTGGATCGAActattgctctgataccatgaaagataaaaaaatgaagattgttttatttaaaaagatataaGTAAGGGAAAATGACttagtttttgaaaaatcgattaaacctatgatttaagagaaatcgaatttccaaaagaacagagttgccacttaattttttgtaaaaaatcaagaaaaaacataagggtttttcaaaagattcaaacaGATAAAATCGATTGAAAACAAGGGTtcgagttcaatgtacattccgagaaggtgttaggccctcggaatgcccgctaactcgcGGTTAACCGACGATTTGACCAAAATGagttttgactaattttaaaattttaacttaagtaaaataatttattacgactttgactaattttaaaattttaactaagtgaAAGAACTCgttttattttaactaattttttgaaaaaaacttcaactaaataaaaaaactcatttactttaactaattattattatttttttttaaaaggcttttaactaagtaaatgaactcatttattttaacttactTAAACTAAGTAAACAAACTCGTTTATTCTAACTTACTTAACTTttaactattattattttcatcactttattttttattattgtcatttatttatcttaaggGAAAATGAACCAAGGGGGAATTtttctaaagaaaaataatttaatgacaaggctaatataaaaaaataaaaattaaaaattagtaaataaataaatagtaaaaaaatatgtatatactttaatttgaaagtaaaatgaaacgaCCATTCTTGGGGAATTTAATTAGATTAAACCATAAGACAATCAAAACATTAgtcaaatataacaaaataaataggAGCAAGGAAAGGAGtattgaatttgggcctttgGTCCAAATTCCCCAAATATGTTGAACCTGTCCTATTCTAAAAATTCCCGACATGATTTTGGGCCCTTTTGGCCTATCTTTGTTACGACATCTGTCCATTTCAGTCCCCTTTGGACTGCTATAGCGCTTGAGCTTTTTTTTCAGCTCACTTTCGCCCCTATATCACGGTGTATACACCAGGTATATCAGTATATACAGGTGTATCTCGGCTTGTTTTCAGCCTTCCGAGACCTGTACGCCTATTTCCCTTTGCTGTCCAACTCGAAAAGGAGAGGGtttgagcctttatggctctctTGAAATGcgaggaaagaaaaataggagttCATGGGAACTCGGGCAGATTTACATGCAAATAAAATGGCAAAATGGTTAGCATATGATTCAACTAGAACCAAACAAAGAAATGGCAAGATGAAGAGATAGAGGTATATGCTAATCATGTAATCCGAACTAAAGAACATAGGGGAACATGCTGGAAATTCACCTATTTCAAGAGGTAGTAATCAAAACTAACGTAATCATTACCAAAGGGTATACTAAATaacactaaaattatatatatatatatatataaatagaaacaaTAGGATATCCTATTGATATTAGACATATATAAATTAGGAGAAAACATTGGaacaagttgaaagaaaaataatgagtGTACAACAAGTGACCCCTAAAAACAACCAAGGAAATATAATATAGAAAACCAAGAATAAGTAAAGTGATTGTGTGCGTGGGATGCAAACAGTAGGCCAAACTCATAAATTACTATTCATAATTTAAAGTGTCATAAAAGAAGCATAACTCAAGCAAATCACGTaaactttcaaatcaatatcAAGCACCTTAATGACCTCAAATAGTTAATGACTAAAACATACTTTGAAATAAAGGGAAACCCCAACaataaatattagaaaaagGACACTTCTGACACTTTCcaaaattagacaaataaacCACAACTAGCTAATGACCATCTAACCTTGAAAGGAAACTAGAAAACCATTTAGACCAAAATTATGCTTCACAGTAAGCATTATAAGAACAAACATACtgtgtcaaaaaaaaaaaaaagattaattaggAGAGCTACTTTAGTATGCTAGACAGTGAGATACTAAGCATCCAACAACATGGAGAATGGAAAAATGAGGCAACCAATGACTTAAATACAAACATTAAAATCAGTTTTATCATGCTTCAAGTAATACTTGATAGATAGCTTAGCTCACAAAATCTATTCAAACATTAACAACTTATTTCGAACTACTTTCGAGGTGAGGTCAAGGACTAATTATAAACTCATGAAATATATGCGGACAAGTAATAACCCGGAGTGAAACATACATACAAGGAAAATACGTAACAAAGAATAGAATGAAGATAAGGGAGTATGCAGGGGAGAcatcaatttcattttattatttttttaaaaagaacttAACACAAATAAGAGCAGCAGGGCTGGTTGGAGAAATTTGGCAATACTTATATCACAAACAATGAAGAAGGAACACAAAAGAAAATTCAGACCTCGCGTAATCGGGGATTTGAACAATAACGACAAAATCGAAACCACACGGAAGAACAAGCAGGCTATTTGCAAGAAAGGGGGCTGGTCATTTTAGTTTTAGGAGGTGAATCATATTAGAGTCTATATCACAAAGTTATAATCGTATTGACCGTCGGATGACCTTCCGAACAACATGACTATCGATAATAGGAGTAACCCCTAGCTATATTCAGATGCTAAAATAATAATTCGGTATCAACATTAAATGAATCAGTAAGCGAACAACAATAACGTAATCAAATCGAAAGCTGCAACTATAGGAACACGAAATAGAGAGGAATTTAACAAAGGGAAAATGGTATTACCTTTTTCCGGGCAGCTGAACCGGGACAGATATGAGCAGAGAATGGGCAGCAACTTCAATACCACACCGAGATTCCGGCGAGCTTTGCAAGCGGCGACcacaaaaaagcaaaaaatcTCATCGATAGCTACTGATTTTGTATATCTATTCTTATATtcgatattattattatattttttttaaccaacCAAAATTCCTCCTCTTTCCACAGTGAATGAGAGCAATTATATAGAAGGGAAATAGGGTTCAGAAAAATGGGGGGGGAAAACCAACGAAAAACCGGGCAAACCAAGgcccaaattcaaaatttgaaatcaaaaacTCTTTCACCAATTCGGTGAGACACCTTTCCTCTTGAGATTTTAAcccattccggaagaggaaagggGTGAAACGCGTGTTGTACGGATTGAGAGGGACGTGAATAAGGAGACAAAAATTGTAGTGTACGTTGGACTGCCCTTACTGTTTCTCCCTGCTAGCGTGAAGATGCTGCCTCGCAACTGGAGTCGTTGGAATTGTTTGGAGTTGGATGCTAACGTTGGGGAAAGAAAAAAGGGTTGGGTCGGTGAAGGATTGGGCCGGTTTGAGAGGAAGTGAACTGGGCCTGGGAGCTGCTGGTGAGAAGCTACTGATTTGGGTATAGGACTAGTTGGAAGGCCTTAGAGGCTTGAATATTTGGAGAAAGAGTTGGGCCTGGGAGGTTGGTTCGTTTGGGTTGCTGGAAAGGTGGCCTAAAATTTGgtgtttttaagttgaaaagGGTTTTAATTGGGTTTAAGGTTTGGCCACACGAGTCTAAATCATTGCCAATTGGAAATTAAAGACTTAGCCGAAGTGATCaaattttagcaaacttggttAATAAGTAAATAAAGTGTGAATTAGCATGATTAATTagtgagcttcttaatcttaacgagataaaataattagcttaattataaactaattatttcaagaacgtaaattattatataactaaactaattaaccaaacatttaattaaaattaaaatcaattgaggcgatttttgaatattcataaaatatactaattatatgcataattatgtaaaacaaatatattatctaaaaattataaaagtgacaaaactagttaaaataacttgcaaacgatatatatatatagtaaaactaaatatttttgagacgattttcgaatgatcataaaatatactaattatatacataattatgtaacacaAATATATTATCTAAGAATTATAAAAGTGacaaaattagttaaaataacttgcaaacgatatatatatatatatatatatatatatatatatatatataattttatgaaactaattattttgaatcGTTCGAAGATTACgaagctcaaaaattaattattatcggggagggtcaaaattgggtgtcaacaaagATGATTTGGGAAATTTTCTCTGTGTCTATTGATCAATAATTACAAAACTTTATACAAGAAATAAGGACTAACCTGCAAATAGTAAAAGACTACTAGATAATTTCCTAAACTATGTAACTAATTACAACTAATATCTGTACAGCTCATCTATTCTAGAAGGTGTTTTATTTCATGTCACTATTGGGCTGAATGTACACTGGATATACTCTATTTTGAGCCCAATTACATTATGCCCTTAATGAAGGATAAAAGTTCAGCCCAGGTCAAACTTCAAACTTTCTCCGACAAAATCATCCTTGATCTAGAAGCATCAAGTCTTGTCTCTCTTGTCTTAATCATTTCATCTTCTCCCTTCTTCTGTGTGTCAATGGAGGAAGAGTAAATCTTCTCTCCAACAGATGAGGTTCATAAAGTACCTTCTGAATGGATTTGAAGTGTCTTATACGTAcaaatataaaagttaaaatttctAAAGAAAATCTTTTGCCAACTTTAATTGTTCCGTATGTAGTTaatctcaaatttttattttcaagccaaaaatatatacatCCCCTTAAACTTGTCATAATTTCTCATTAACATTCTAATTAAAGATACAACTTATTAaatcattaaatttaaatgtaaCACAAAATCAGAGGCGAATCCAAGATTTGAACACCATGAGTGCACCACCAACGGCTAATGCACACTAGTTAAAGTATATCACCCAATGCCAATTcgtataaacataaaaatataaaaactaaaatatacgTTTTTGGCTTGAAAATATCAGTTCTATGTTCAAATCGATTTTCGATATTTAGGATGTAGGACTACTTATTTGAGatcattagattttttttttaaaaaaaaaacaagaaatatagCAAATAGAATTCAAACCCAGTGCCCTGATCTTAAAGTTGTGCAGCACTTAAACCAACCCACCCACTCAAACAGTTTTAGTGCCATCTGCTggctaataaaatatatatatatatatatgatttttgggt
This genomic window contains:
- the LOC125855657 gene encoding uncharacterized protein LOC125855657, with the protein product MGDDLPSTQSKETETSGTINNTHHYHLNNSDSPGMNLINSIFDGRGFAGWRRSILIALSAKKKLGFINGDSLEQRFGRTNGAKLYHLQKEISNLVQGNNDVAGYFTKLKRLWDELDSLDLLSCCSCVCTCEGKGKLIKSLEDQRLVQFLMGLNYTYGQARGTILMINPLPSINSAYALVLQDENQKEAYVNVANTIDAASFMVGGQGRVNYRSGNQPFKGAQATQKSGNPGNQKVGKTFPKNKPRRVKYNPNVSCTYCGRTGHVYDDCFRLIGFPDDFEFTKTKNSQNLVKGNAVVTGEEGEAFSGNHEDSRNMWYPQFPNKEHYN